Sequence from the Salvelinus alpinus chromosome 27, SLU_Salpinus.1, whole genome shotgun sequence genome:
aaataggtacacaaaggtataAATATacaatatcctcctttgcatcTTTGGGTATTATTCTATTATCCTACTCACtggctattattctaatgagctcttaCCCCAAACAAGACCATATTTGGttggaccggaccaaatctgaacctagCATAGACTTCTATGTTTCAGAAGTTTGGGCATCAAAGTACAGCACAGTAAAGctcagagtacagtacagtggagtACATTGTATTATACTCAACTCTAGTGTCCTCTactatgtactgtactgaactctacgtTTACTCTGTTTTGTACTGTaatgaactatactctacttttccGTGTTGTACTGTGCTGTTCTgcactgtccaaacttgtgaacccaactgtggtttgtgacgaATATCATTTCCCGTCCTAGACAATGCAATTGCCGAAAttcagttttttggggggggggggggggggggattccgtTATCGATTTGGTAACAACATTTTTAGTTGAAAGTGGCACCCCAGATCTCAGTGGTAATTCCCCTTGCTTTGACTTCAAAGCATCACTCGAGATTTCTAGAGAGAATGGGTTCATTATCGAGGAGGCAGATTTCTTTCTAGGCTTGTCTTTTTGGATTAGAGTGAGGAAAAAGTGGGTCAAGATCCGTTTTCATCATATTTGGTGGGGAAGGGGAACCACAATGAAGGGAAAAAAATACCACTCTTACACTTTAAATGCTGCATCAAGACTATTAAGACTTCTCTTTGACTGAGAGACTTTTGCCTTTGTGAAACACTGTTGAGAACCCTCACTCAGTTTGATATCCATGTCTAAATCATTATTGGTAAACTGGGCTAATTCTCCCCAAAACTGGTACCTTTTTAATTGTCTCAAATGTGAGTCTGGTGAGATATTTTATGGAGTAATATCGGGGCCGGTCCTTGTTGTGGTGTGCTCACTTCCCTGGCTTATAGGAACCAGTGGAATATCCTCTCACAGGTCTGCCTGTGTGAGTACGGAGGGAACAGGCCCTGCTTTGATGTCTCATTAGCAACACTCAAAGGCGTACTTCGGTCACCCCtctcctataggcctacttcaatGTTTTGTACATCAAGATGTGTTGTTTTTCCTTGGACCCTGGCTGATGTGTTACTTTTGGGCAGTAGCTGAATATCTACATTGAGCATTTCAACCAACCGCATTCTGTTTACTAACTCCATAGATACTACTAGACCTACGAGGTTGCATTGTGTACTGTGCCATTGAGTTACGGATCACATTCCTTTCATGTCCCCCATTCAGGTCAGGAGCGATTCGGGAACATGACGCGGGTGTACTACAAGGAGGCGGTGGGGGCATTCGTGGTGTTTGACGTGACGAGGGGCTCCACTTTCGAGGCAGTGTCCAAATGGAAGCACGACTTGGACAGCAAGGTGAAACTGGCCAATGGGAGCCCTATACCCTCGGTGCTGCTTGCCAATAAGTGTGACCAGAAGAAAGAGAGCTCCAAAAACACTTCCCTCATGGACAACTTCTGTAAAGAGACTGGCTTCCTGGGCTGGTTCGAGACCTCGGccatggtgagagagagacagacacacacacacacatacgctagGCCTACACCATAAGACTATAACAGCGTGTAGCTTTTGCTGTTTTGCTATTCGCTCTCCCCTAATCATAAAGCATTTGCTGCAACCATACTACAGATAATAGTATAGTTAGTGTGTGCATTAGGCTTTTGTATCGGCTTGAACTGAAGGTAAATGTAGGTTTTTGTTTGTAAAGTTATTTCCTAATGTTTTACAGGTTGCTTTTcagtaaatataaaaaaaaacacttgGATTGTCAACAGACAATGACAAACATTTTGCTCTGTTAATCAGATCAGCTCAGAGTAGCATGAAATTGCCAATTTTAAGCCACATGTTTAAGATGGCTGACATACCTCAGCGTATTAAGGATAAACCGGTGCTTTCAGGTCTAGTTGCATGGTTGATTCACCACGGCTTACCGATTTTTAAATCACATTTCACACGTTACATTCTGTTTTTCTGGTCGTTTTTTTTGCGCAACGTCAAACAGATTAATAGATTAATGAATGGAAATCAAAACGAGGGCAAAAATAGCATGAAAAGGTAATGTAATAAAAGTGTTAAGGCCTGACTTGGGGGAGTTAAATCAGAACCTTAGTTAGCAGTGCTCCTCGTGCTGCGAAATCCAATTATTTGTGCTGTGTTGTTGAAAAAAAGCAGAGTGGGAAAACACAAGCACATCCCTCTGTGTCACTCGGGGGACTATTCGTTAGGTGAGACAGAAGCATGCTAGTCAAGCAATTCCAGCCAGGGTCACAATCACAACGATAACGGCTGCTGTCTTCATTTCCATTCCAAGATATGTTAAAATGCCTTCAATTGAATGCTTATCCTCATCTGAAAACACTCTGCTTTGTTTACGGGCTCTTTTTGTTGAACAGTTTTGAGCTTTTATTGGAGTTTGCTAGGTGAGGTCTTTAGCGAGAAATTCTGAATGACATTTATAATATTAGGGATCATAGCTGTGTGAAGTAGTTTGGAGGTGGGGTGCTGCGAATATGCAAATGTTTTCAACGGGGGGTGGATTTGCCCGCGCTGCAGACGGCTATATCGGTCCGCttatacaggactattaaaggcccacttctgttttttttgtgttttttttttctaaATCAGAATGAAAgtacaaaataaatatatatatttatatagatttttcagggggtgcttcATCACCCTTACCGGCACTGAATCTCGTTTTAAGTGGCAGTTATGTTtcatagagagacaccacaggaatATGTATTACAATACGTATGCACTAGAGTTTACCCCATATTAGTGGACTGATCGATTGTTTGGTCGACTCCatcttaattaggtctataatcaatagcccAACTATTAAATGGGCCTGGCTTTATAAGTCatccatatatacagttgaagtcagaagtttacattcaccttagccaaatacatttaaactcagtttttcccaattccatttcatcctagtaaaaatccccgtcttagatcagttaggatcaccactttattttaagaatgtgaaatgtcagaataatagtagagagaattatttatttcatcttttaacattcccagtgtgtcagaagtttacatacactcaattagaatttggtagcattgcctttaaattgtttaacttgggtcaaacgtttcgggtagccttccacaagcttcccacaataagttgggttaattttggcccattcctcctgacagagctggtgtaactgagtcaggtttgtaggcctccttgctcgcacacgctttttcagttctgcccacagattttatatgggattgaggtcagggctttgtgatggccactccaataccttgactttgttgtccttaagccattttgccacaactttggaagtatgcttggggtcattgtccatttggaagacccatttgcgaccaagctttaacttcctgactgatgtcttgatatgttgcttcaatatatccacatcattttcctccctcgtgatgccatctattttgtgaaatgcaccagtctcctggagcaaagcacccccacaacatgatgctgccacccccgtgcttcacggttgggatggtgttctccggcttgcaagcctccccctttttcctccaaacataacgatggtcattatggccaaacagttctatttttgtttcatcagaccagaggacatttctccaaaaagtacgatatttgtccccatgtgcagttgcaaaccatagtctgttttttttatggtggttttggagcagtggcttcttccttgctgagcggcctttcaggttatgtcgatataggactcgttttactgtggatagagatacttttgtacctgtttcctccagcatcttcacaaggtcctttgctgtatgacatctgcgtgatcccatggtgtttgtacttgcgtactattgtttgtacagatgaacgtggtaccttcaggcgtttggtaattgctcccaaggatgaaccagacttttttttttctgaggtctttgattttcccatgatgtcaagcaaagaggcactgaatttgaaggtaggtcttgaaatacatccacaggtacacctccatctgactcaaatgatgtcaattagcctatcagaagcttctgaagccatgacattattttctggaattttccaatctgtttaaaggcacagtcaacttagtgtatgtaaacgtctgacccactggaattgtgattaagtgaaataatctgtctgtaaacaattgttggaaaaatgacttgtgtcatgcacacagtaatGTCGTAactgactttccaaaactatagtttgtttacaagaaatttttggagtggttgaaaaacgagttttaatgactccaacctaagtgtatgtaaactaaacttctgacttcaactgtatttggctaaggtgtatttggctatggtgtatgtaatcttcctacttcaactgtgtgtatatatatttttttttcgtCGTTAGAACAGACTCTCTGGTACACTTATTTAATAAACACTTGCTGTGGTGCTTTCTCGCTGCAGTTGGGAGGAGAGCGAGACGACGTTCACCAGTCACACATGCACTTACTGTGTGAAAATCGCGCTGTTACCaatgagtcatttgtgtgtcttaattatttaatcaaacagtgtgcATAAAgaatcagacaagctcagtgcatatttAGTTGATTTTCTTAAACACATAGGGTCTatctgtctatatatggaaaaataagtTTCAACATTTGGtcgattggtcaaaagaacaggatgaatctcggtcgaccaatattttttttttagtcTGGGAAAGCCCTggtatgcacaaacacacactgtgagtattgtgtgtgtggaAATTGCTCCCGATCTATGTGAAAATTAGGTCAACGGGGCCCTGTTGTCATGAAGctggggactgtgtgtgtgtctcagttcaCCGGGAGTTCTTTAAGTTTCTGCTTGTCACTGCAATTCTGATGCCACCTCTAGTCCCTGCGGAAATTACAGTTAACTCTCACACGTGATCTCCTGCAGTGTCCATGTCCACACACTAGCACCATTCACTCAATGTGTTTGGGCAGGTTGTGTTTCAACAGTTGAGAGTTTTGGTTGGATAATGGCACACTCACCCACATCTCAGTGACATCCCCATTCCCCAGCCCATGGAAAGCTCACAGGGATACCCTTTAGAACCCCACACACTCTGTGTCCCTATCAGCATTGAGGTTATGATACCCTCAGCGTTTCCCAGCTCTAATCCTGAGCTGTTAGACCTGTTGGTGCTTAGACATGTCCTTTGATTGATTATAGCTTAAGTGTGCCACTAGAAACCGAAAGCGTGGCAGTTATTTTAGCCCCATCTCTGCTATAGGAGTGAATTCCTTCTTGCAGAATCAGGCTAATCCACCCTCGTACATATACATTCATTACACAGTAGGCTCTCACGTGTTGAATCATGGGACACAATCCATATAGTTGCAACATCTTGACGGTCAAATACTGAGGTACTGTAGAAGGTTCCCTGCTTTGAAAACTTGGTTTCATTTGACATTTtcgtaatttagcagacgctcttatccggaGCGACTTGAGTGCATACGTTTTCATACCGGTTCCCccttgggaatcaaacccacaaccgtGGCGTTGCAAGGACcgggctctaccaactgagccacatgggattTCCTGTGTTATTTCTTCTAGGATAACCTCATAACCTACATTGCGAGGAAAGACTTTATATATGTCTGTTTAGAgccttgaggtgtgtgtgtgtgtgtgcgtgtgtgtgttattctgtggGATTGTATGCAGTGAGCACTTCTGTCTAACAGTTGAACAGAATGGCAAACATGAGCCTCCAGGGAATCTCAGGCTTCGTCAAATGTAAAATGTGCCTGCTGCTGAACTCCCTTTTCTGTCATCAtttgcagctgtgtgtgtgtgtgtgtgagttcatgTGAGTGACAGAAGGTGTGCCAGTACCCAGCATGCACCAGCACATGTTCCTGAGATAAATGACTCCATTAGAGGCTGTAACTCAGATGGTTGGCATGGAGCTGTGTGTGCGCAAGTACGACACGTGTGTTTTATAGACATGTCTGTTTTAATTTGTGCTGAACCACTAGGGCTGGGAAGTATACTCTATTTTACGATCTACCGATATTGATGCACGGACCAGTTTGGGATTTTACatgacatttatatatatatatatatatatatatatatatatatatatattaatgttAGGTTTGTTAAATGTGAGATCCCATGTGTAATGTCCATTTTAATAGTTTACTTGAGTCATCTGTCTCTCTcatgccgctttccacacagagCTAGCCCTGCCCCCTATCACTCCATGAGTGCATTTGTTGTTCCTCAaccacgagacacttgcgttcaATCTGCATGGtgaatgcagcacatgcaacaatgttgatgacaacgatgttTTTTTCACTTTGCCttttaatataaatccactagtgttctataattacactattagtttcTTACATCCAACAGCTAGTTTGTCATTTCCTAGCAAGTTGGGCCTAAATTCTGTTAGCTGCTAATTGTTAGCCGGtaatcgctagctagctaataaatgtactgagtcagagaAAATGTAATTAGCTATACgtcctgataataccagtgatggtatAGACCGAAATCAGCATGTTTGTGTAACAGTATCTTGTaaatcaaagcaagaatatgttagctacatgaagtagctaagagaaaatgTTCAATGTgtccaaagattatagggtcccctaggaaacacttatcaacactttggtttctaccctgtcacaatggcattttcattcattgtcatgtcaaacaacactgtattgaAAGTGCCCACTATAACATTCTAACTATAGATTTGGAATAATTattatttccatgattccaacagttcaccgaAGTGTTGTGCTCTAAATCGtgaaatcgcaattgcaacatttggttaaaaacaaGGCCTATATTGTTTGCCCATATCGTGCCGCAGGAAATGTATGAAAATGCAGAAAATTATTTtaggttgaattgaacagtataaaacaatcagaatggtgaaagactcattgaaatcacttagaatgtatgcgTTTCCACCCTAGGGTCATGCACTACTCATAAAACACATTTAGAATTGTTATTATTCATAAATATACCGTAATTTTGTTTTAAATATTGTGTTATGATATGTTGGTCATATTGCCCAGCTCTATGCACCATTTAATTGGACAACCATCTCTTTAACTATGAGACTCAAGGAAAATATCACTCTCTTCTTCCGgctctcactgtctttctctttctcactctctcattacctctttctctctatcggtACCCCTCTTTTCTCTCCTAGCTTTCTCTTTCACTCTGACATGAAaatctctgtcgctctctctcacacacacggaaatatctctctctttgtctctctctcacacacacgaaaatctctctctctctctcacacacatgaaaatctctctctctcacacacacatgaaaaTCTCTCTGAGGAGCTCAACTGGGTCTGTTTTTCTCACCCGGCCTAATTTTTCTGATATACTGAGGAATAATGAAAAAACAGCTTGGCTCTCGGGAACCGACCAGCTACACAGCAGATGTAGCAACCAGGAAAAATAGACCCAAGACAAAATATACCACCCCACATTCATAGACACACCCAGTTTGCACATTCAAAGTGAGCGAGCCAGACAAATTTGAGTCTCATAATCAATATAATTTTACATTTTTCCCAAGATACTCACCCTTCACTTGATGCTCAGTAATGCATTGGCTACATTAGCCATCCAGGTTTAATCTAGTTGACTCATTGACATAGTGCTGTACTGCTAAACACCCATGCTAAATGTCGTCTCacgtgaggtgtgtgtgtgtgtgtgtgtgtgtgtgtgtgtgtgtgtgtgtgtgtgtggttagggGGCATCACCATGTGAAGGGTGGCCAAGCGTTCAGAAGCACACCTCCGGCTACAGTCCCTAGAGGTCACAGGTCACTTTCAATATCGACCGTTGGACAGCTCTGCGAGCGTAATAGAAATCCTGCATCATTCCTCTGGGTGGAATGGGAATCCATATGTTAAGGGTgtattatacactgagtgcacaacaCATTaacaacaccttcctaatattgagttgtaaccccccttttgccctcagaacagcctcatttcatcagggcatggactctacaaggtatcgaaagcgttccacatggaCGCTGGGCCATGtcgactccaatgtttcccacagttgtgtctagTTGGATGTCCTATGGgtcgtggaccattcttgatagacacgggaaactgttgtgtaaaaaaaaaaaaacagcagcgttgcagttcttaacacaaaccggtgcgcctggcacctactaccataccccattcaaaggcacttaaatcttttgtcttgcccgttcacactctgaatggcacacgtgcACAATCCATGTGTCAATTGTATCAAGACTTAAAACTGCTTCTTATCCTGTCTCCTTCCATTCATCAACACTGATTtttgaagttgatttaacaagtgacatcattaagggatgatggctttcacctggattcacctggtcagtctcatggtgagagcaggtgttcataatgttttgtacactgtgtatgtgGCCTTATCCATTCCTTGAGAGATCCACTGTGTCTGCTGATTTTGGATTGGACTTCAATTGGATTTAGATTTCCTTGTTTGTTCACACACCAGATTCCTCCTATGCCAGAAGTCTGATGATGATGTAGCCTATAGCTGTTTGCTGTGGGAGTAATGACCTCACAGCACAACACAAAGAGCAGTTTATTATcaaatagtaatttagttcaaaTCTCATCTGCATTCACAATTGGACTTTGTGTTTGATGCCATGCGCCATCATATTTGACCCCTCATTTCTGTTTGATGCAGCTTTGAGACACTTGTGTCGTCCAGTCATACACTCACCCTGAGTTTCACTGCTCCCAAGGTGCCCTGGCTGTTTCTCTGAAGTGTCACTTTGTGAATGTCTTATAGCAGCAGTTGAGGCCTGGAGAAGACACATTAATATTCATAACCTCTCCAAAACGAGGGATGACAGCTTTGTGCTGTGCTGCCGAGGTGCGAAATGACAAAATgagggatggctgctgttttcaAGGTCCGCTCTCTGATGCCACTCAGCTGCCTATATGAAGTAGTCTGAAGAGCTTTAGCGGAGTCATGAAAGAATATTAGCCAGACTGCAAATGTTGGAAGCCTAGTCACGGGCCATGGCTATAGGAAAGGTCCTCTTGAGTTGACAACTGAGGATAAAACAACCTCTGGTGCTTGCatagaagagagaggtggatgaaATACCAGTGGTTTATCTTTTTTTATAGACTATTGTTCTGTGTGACAAATGGAATGTGCCCAAACCTGTTTCACCAATGTTGCTCCTCATTAGGTAACTGCCTAAACCAATATCCCCAGCAACTGTATTCATATTGAATTGATGTGACCTTTAACCTTAAGCCTGTTGTTGTTTAACCTTTTCCCAGGACAACATCAACGTGGACGAGGCAGCTCGGTTCCTGGTGGAGAACATCCTGCTGAACGACAAGGGCCTCCCATACGAGGAGAGCAACGGAGACCCCATCAAGCTCGACCAGGAGACAGTGGCTGCTGAGATCAAGCCAGGCTGCTGCTAGCTCTGCATCcaccttcccccctcctcccactggatcaatcaatcaaatgtattttataaagcatctgccgatgtcacaaagtgctatacagaaacccagcctaaaaccccaaacagcaagcaatgcagatgtagaagcacggtggctagaaaaaaAACGCCCTAGAATGGAATGAACCTAGAAAGAAACGTagcgaggaaccaggctctggttccagtcctcttctggctgtgccgggtcgAGATTATAACAGGATAGCACCTCAGGCCAGCTCACACAAAGGGCCTAGAGGTCAAGGACTGGGTCTCCTAGCCCCACCCCTCCCCTATGTCCATTAACCCTCGACCGCCTCAACACCCTTCCAAACCTTAGCCGCCGTCTTCTGTATCTCCTATCACAACGAGCTGCTGTTCTGGAAGGGCGTGACCCTGAACCCCATATCCAACCCAAGCTGTCGTTACACTGGACCCATGCCCCCTGTCCAATGACCCTGCGGAAGGGCTACTGTCCAGGGAGTGTGTCTCGGCACACCCCAGCCCACTGACAATTACGCATGTAACCGTCTTGTTTCATAATGGTGCCATGAGTTCTCTTTTTTCCATAGTTTTTGCTGAAGGCCTGAACAAAGGTGGGACTAAGGATGCGCCATAAATAATGTGTGTTTTTTTATCACGATCTGTGGAATATCTTCCAGTGTTCTTCTAGGCAATGCTAGTCACACAcggacaaaaaaataaaaaaaatatcttgAAAGAAAGAACAAATAGAAGGAAGGTGCCATAGGAACTCAGAGAGAAATCCCTGAGAGACTTGATGTCGTAGTAATAGTACGAAAGAGTACATCTAAGATgcgtataatttttttttaacatttgtgTTTGATCATGTACTGTACAATTCCCTGTGAGGTACATTAGGCGGGGGAGTGAACCCTCCCTCTACCCAAGCAGTTGAGAATCCTAGGCAAGtgtaaataatttttttaaacacagtGCGGAGTCTATTAAGTTTACATGTGAAAATATACTTTGAAACCCAAAAATAATAAACATTTTAATTGATAATActttgtgttgtcttggcttAATTCTTTATTCGTGACACAATTTAATTGTCTGTATTGAGTGGAATtgaaagaatgtgtgtgtgtttgtgtcacatttagatttgagtcatttagcagacacacttatccagagcaatttaccggagcaattagggttaagtgccttggagCTGAACATGTGAGGAGAAACTGAAAATGCGATCAGAGAAATGGGAATTCACATTATGAAATGTTTCCCAACATAATTCCTTGGGCTATTGATGTGTATCAGGCATGACCATGCTGTACCACTTaggggaggctgtgtgtgtgatAGTCATCAGACTATGCTGCAGCTCATGGTCTCCCATGCCCCCATTATTACCAGAGAAGAAACCAACGTCACACTAGCCTCCAGGACACACACTCATGTCGACTATTGCAGCAATGTCTACTACTGCCTATTCACTTTGTCTCTACTGACTTCATTTTGACTGAAATAAAAGGAAGTATGCCTATGCAATTTGAGCCATTAGTGCCAGTTTAAAAGCCGCTGAAATAAAGTGGACTTTTATAAAGAAGGCTGAATGTGATTAAATAATTTGTCTGTCTGCCACCCATTAAAAAATCATAAATGGCTTAAAATGATTAGTGTGAATCGAAAAAAAATCATCAGTTTCACTTAAAGTCAGAAGGTTTGATGGCAACACCATATCAAATTCAAGTCAGTTGGGAACAGGTTTTTGATGGCCCAATATCTTGGCATCAGGTCTATAAACTGACATAAAACAACAATTGACACGTCAATCTGTTCGTTTCAAATTAAGCTATTACATTATGAAAGATATTTGATATAAAAATAATTCTCAATATATGGG
This genomic interval carries:
- the LOC139556653 gene encoding ras-related protein Rab-32-like, which encodes MAGGSVSECKEYLFKVLVIGELGVGKTSIIKRYVHQLFSQHYRATIGVDFALKVINWDSNTLVRLQLWDIAGQERFGNMTRVYYKEAVGAFVVFDVTRGSTFEAVSKWKHDLDSKVKLANGSPIPSVLLANKCDQKKESSKNTSLMDNFCKETGFLGWFETSAMDNINVDEAARFLVENILLNDKGLPYEESNGDPIKLDQETVAAEIKPGCC